The DNA region ccccgtggtggtctacaccccgaagtcatcaatttttactctaagagagagtgtgcagctgtttctggagacggtcaacaataacctctgcatggtggaataataggtcacgatgtttatcaggatcagtagaagcatcacccactcgatgattatgatggggatttcacggatctcgtcccagtcttcatcattatggaataattcctttaatgtttcatatccaaaatagaaaactacacagacaaaagtcaggccacagcaggtgcatctactatggtggatgactttttttgctcctggaaatttatacatctggatggactgcccaaggtagtataaggcttcacatgtaatggaaattatcgtgctgacaaagtgtatcctgggatattcttcgggggacaatacatgcataacagctgtggaaaaacaggaggcccacacaatggccagcaggatcctctggatcaggacctgatgacccctgaactcttcagtatgcataaccatatacttataaataagaaaggttagtaccaaagtgccaatggacgtccctatgaatccaattctgaataatatgctttcgggaaagacatttcccacgtcactgtgaaggaaaagaaaccaatgttattatggatatttcctcactcccaacccatgaaataagaatcatgtgcttgtttatcttacctgatgctcatcagtggcgaggctgcatggccgaggacgaccgtcatgatgtagctggtggcaagccaggctgcacaccaaaacgccaacaggagggggacgaaccccagtccttttagctccatttcagacaagtagaaaaagaagacgctaatctcactattctcactaatcgcactggaacagactgaaggctcgggcggctgtcagtgggatgtcaggcctccagctgtctatgacatcacatgtgacatgtcagaatgactgcttgtttctttgagctgccatgatttagtatctgctatagacagaacctgatgtttttactatggaccttacagacctcagaacccaagtaattagtgcaggggctccattttgatcatctcatatttcacattatttgagttccagggctcagatacatttgcaccctctatagcagtggtcttcaagctgtgaacccccaaccgctgcagaaccacaactcccagcatgcccagacagcaactttgcataaggaaatagtctaattaaacttttcttatatatagaatccctgaaatctccaatctctccttttattgctttatgatctgtgttacttatttgtaaaaaacaatgtttctgattgtcttccccccacacacttatgggctatctcttcaaacgactttatttgacctaaagcgtataattgatttacataaataagccccttttcatccaaaagagtgaatctttaattttaaggaactctttaagtgctttattcgaccataatgaagtaaagtcaaaactccatgtgatttaaaaaataaatgtaagttccccccatacttaattatctagatatgcatgggtgtagtgagtatcccagcttccaaaatctcaaaaatatccttcatttttcagaggctttttcaaaaatgaaagaagcgatctgattggttgctatgggcaactcagaaacttttcctctgggcaggttttgataaatctccctctatgggggagattcatcaagaccagtgtagaggaagagttgtgcagttgcccatagcaaccaatcagattgcttctttcatttttcacaatgcctttgcaaaatgaaagaagcgatctgattggttgctatgggcaactcagcagattttcctggaaaagtttctcagttgcccatagcaaccaatcagattacttccttcatttttcagagactttttcaaaaatgaaagaaccgatctgattggttgctatgggcaactcagcagctttccccatagaccacaatgggcctactggtttcaatgggcaaaaaatcagagttaatgcactagacacagttctctataccattaaccccttcccgacctatgacatacctgtacgtcatgggtggcaaggtgttcccgacccatgacatacaggtacgtcatgaacatttttgccgctactcgcggcatcccgcagcgcccggtaagatggtggctatcactgatagccagccatcttaccatgcgaccacggggggtttcatcccccaccccccccagcgatcgctgctatcagctggtcaaatctgactagctaatagcagcgtttcgctatcagaatatttagcagcgcggtgtgtaagtcccgatcacggggatcgggacacacaccgctctgctaagtgtcccttacccatcccccggcatcacttacccgaccatgcggtgtcccgagtggtcccgttgcgagcgacgtcctccaggcggtcccggcggcgctgcgtcccggaggtgagtttccggcagcagtgcggcatcttcattggcagcagtgagatcgccgtaaagcgatctcactgctgcctctgggagtttcaaaacggcaactcccagcatgcccagacagcctttggctttctgggcatgctgggagttgtagttttgtaacatctggaggtccacagtttggagaccactgtataatggtctccaatctgtgctgttccagatgttgcaaaactacaactcccagcatgctcagtctgtccaggcatgctgggagttgtagttctctaacatctggaagagcatagattggagaccattatacagtggtctccaaactgtggacctccagatattgcaaaactacaactcccagcatgcccagactgcccaagcatgctggaagttgtagttcggcaacatctgatccttcagatattgccgaactacaacttccagcatgcttgggcagtctgggcatgctgggagttgtagttttgcaacaactggaggcacactagttgggaaacattgtccgtttcctacctctgtgcctccagctgtttcaattgttgcaaaactataactcccagcatgcactgacagaccatgcatgctgggagttgtagttttgcaacagctggaggcacactggtttggaaacgcaaagtttggttgcaaaacactttaagttaagtaataaactttcgtgtttccaaaccagtgtgcctccagctgttgcaaaactacaactcccagcatgcacggacagccaaagggcatgctcggagtttgcaacagctggatgtttgccccctccccccaatgtgaatgtacagggtacactcacatgggcggaggtttacagtgagtgctgcaagtttgagatggcgcaaaatttgcgctgcagctcaaactcccagcggcaaacttgctgtgaacctctgcccatgtgactgtaccctaaaaacactacactacactaacactaacctaaaataaaaagttaaaaacactacatatacacattatccctacacagcccccctcccccaaaaaaatgaaaaacgtctggtacgctactgtttccaaaacggagcctccagctgttgcaaaataataactcccagtattgccggacagccattgactgtccaggcatgctgggagttttgcaacagctggaggcaccctgtttgggaatcattggcatagaataaccctatatccacccctatgcaaatccctaattcaggcctcaaatgcgcatggcgctctctcactttggagccctgtcgtatttcagggcaacagttttgggacacatatggggtattgccgtactcgggagaaattgccttacaaattttggggggctttttctttaaccccttatgaaaaggtgaagttggggtctacaccagcatgttagtgtaaaaaaattatttttttactctgacatgctggtgttgccctatacttttcattttcacaagaggtaaaaggggaaaaaagatcctctaaatttgtaatgcaatttctcccgagtatggagataccccatatgtgggcgcaaagtgctctgggggcgcacaacaaggctcagaagggagagtgcaccatgtacatttgaggcgatttgcacaggggtgggtgattgttacagcagttctcggaatcagaatgataagtaaaagcattccagagttattaatgtttaaagtgacagtggtcagattttcaaaaaatgcccaggacctgaaggtga from Hyla sarda isolate aHylSar1 unplaced genomic scaffold, aHylSar1.hap1 scaffold_1402, whole genome shotgun sequence includes:
- the LOC130306746 gene encoding uncharacterized protein LOC130306746, with product MELKGLGFVPLLLAFWCAAWLATSYIMTVVLGHAASPLMSISDVGNVFPESILFRIGFIGTSIGTLVLTFLIYKYMVMHTEEFRGHQVLIQRILLAIVWASCFSTAVMHVLSPEEYPRIHFVSTIISITCEALYYLGQSIQMYKFPGAKKVIHHSRCTCCGLTFVCVVFYFGYETLKELFHNDEDWDEIREIPIIIIEWVMLLLILINIVTYYSTMQRLLLTVSRNSCTLSLRVKIDDFGV